The sequence below is a genomic window from Phoenix dactylifera cultivar Barhee BC4 chromosome 8, palm_55x_up_171113_PBpolish2nd_filt_p, whole genome shotgun sequence.
AATGGCTGACATCGGGTTTGAAAGTCTTTTGCATAAATATAGGTGATTAATATCAAGAGTATATTATATCAGAGTCTTTCTTTGATAATTTTcctgttattttttttatatctaaGTTGattatttacatctttttccttGCTACCATTAACACCTCACCTGCGGCGGCTGGTGCCAAGCCATGGACACGAAGctctcgccgccgccgccgccgcagcaGCAGCGGAAGTGGGCGGTACCGCTCCTagcctctcttctcctcttggcctccctcctcttcttctcctccggccagacCCTCCTCTTCCTGTCCTTCTCCCagatcccctcctcctcctcctccgccatcaACGAGCCCCTCTTCGTCGAGCCCAAGCTCCGCCTACCCCCGCTCCCCGCCACCCCCGCCCGCTCCGTACCCCGCCTCGCCTTCCTCATCTCCGGCTCCGCCGGCGACGGCAGCAGCCTCAGGCGGACCCTTCGGGCGCTCTACCACCCGAACAACCGCTACGTGCTGCACCTCGACCTGGAGGCCCCCCCGGCGGAGCGCCTCGAGCTCGCCGCCGCCGTCCGCGGCGACCCCGTCTACGCCCGCTTCGGCAACGTCCGGGTCGTCGCCCGGGCCAACCTCGTCACCTACCGGGGCCCCACCATGGTCGCCAACACGCTACACGCCGCGGCGATCCTCCTCAGGGATGCCGGCGATTGGGATTGGTTCATCAACCTCAGCGCCTCCGACTACCCCCTTGTCACCCAGGACGGTAAGATTCTCTTATTAtttctccctttcttttgattctaatTTGAGGTGCTCTCGAGCTGAATCCGTCCTTCACCACTGCTTTCATTCCCATGTCCAGCTGAGGCGAATTGGAACCCCTTCCTGTTCTGTTCGGGCTTTTGAGATGATATGATCTCCCTCAAACATTCTATGCACGACTTGTttataatatgtatatataaaacGGAATTTTAGAGCTTTCTTCTCTCAGGCGGCCTTGAAATTGATGAAAATATCTGCTCGGTGCTTCCTCTTCATAGATTCTTCCACTTCCGTTCTGGAACGGCCTCAAGTTTCAGTTTTGCTTCCGCCATATCACACCCATTTATTCACGACTCAAGTACAAAATGGTCGTGTTTTTCTCCGCCGcattccaatatatatatataaatataaactaTATAGGGTTTCTATATTCTCTAATACAAAGAAAATTATTAACTCTTTAAACGAAGATATCTTGGCTGCTCTCGGTTGCTCGGGCTGCTGTTGTGTTATGTGACCGATTAATGGACAAAGAATTCCTCGCTGGCTGATTCATTGTATATTGCTTGTTTTGAtggttctgtttttttttttcctcccctcCTGGCTGCACAGATCTGCTCCACGTGCTTTCAAGTTTGCCAAGATATCTGAATTTTATCGAGCATACAAGCGACATTGGATGGAAGGAGTATGTGAAACATCTGCCAAATAGCATCAATGGTTCAATCCATCGTTCCTTTCCATAGCGCGGCATCACATATCGTTGTTGCAAAACTGATTGTTTGGTCCAAACTCCATTGTGCAGGTACCAAAGGGCCAAGCCTGTTATCATAGACCCTGGGCTGTATAAGTTGCAGAAGTCGGACGTGTTTTGGGTTACAGAGAAGAGGAGTGTACCTACCGCATTCAAGCTCTTTACAGGTGAAGCATCTCTAACTAATTCTAGCCATTCAGCTGCCAACATCAGAGTGTTGGCCTGTGTCCTTGTATGTTTGGTTTCTAGGAGGATGCATTTGGTACCTCCTATTCAGGCAGTCATGGTCTGCCAAAGTCCAAAGTTCCAATTACATAAATTTTTGGCACTTATTATCTTGAATAGCATTGTAATTAGTATGAGAAGTCCATGCATCTCCCTATGCTCCAGACCTCAAAAATTAGCAGTGTTTTACTCTTTCCACTTGCCTGCATGGTACATACCTTTTCACATAATCGAAAAATTCATGGCCCCGTCGAATTTGGTTGATTGTTTTTTACAGGTTAAAATACCAGTGCCTAGCTATATTACATGAGATACAAAAAGGGAATTTATATGGTAGCTCTTGGTGAAATATATCATGGACTGTAGAGAAAAGTTGGATGACCGAACTGTATGTATGTTAAGAAAGGAGCAACTTGCAGCTGAAAACCATGTCGCTTACGAGCTTCTGTCTTATTAGTGTGGTACTACATCTACAATGCTTGTGTTCATAGGAACtttaattaacaaaaaaaacatTGCTTCTTTCAGTCCACTTGCATAAAACAGCGATTTTTCCATCATTGGAATTCATGTTGCTCATTATCTTCTGTGTTACTATCAAGCCTGGATGCTTGTGTTCTACGGAatctaaaatattaaaaaagccCCGTTTCCTTCTAACCACTtgaatataattaatttttttcctcTATAGTGGAAAGCTGAAACAAGACCTCTTGGCAAGCCATGATATATTAGAGGTTGTTATCTGTTCTTATAAAAAGAGTCAATACCGATCTCAAGATACAAGCATTGGAGGTTCTTTTGGTTGCCATGATTCTTCGACATGATGGATATCAAGGATGATTTGAATTGCCAAAAATAATCTCCCTTCCAACTTTTTAACCTATAAAACATTAGTCTAGAAAAAAGGTTTAAAGTCTTGTTGCTGGTATGTGTTGTACCATGCTAAGTCATGATATGGTAGTTGCTGCTAGCATAGCAAAGGTGATACCAACTTTTTAACATTCACTTGCTACCTAATCAATTCTATGTCagtcaattattttttttctcctctctctacTTTTCCATCACTTTAAGGAACATCACTTTGCAGTTTACTACAGTTATAACTAAATTATGTGTTGTACTAAAAGAATTGAACTCTTTGCTTGGagccattttggatgcataCTGACATCACCGTGCTACTATTTGATACCTTAGAAAATCTTTGAAAGTTgatgatggaaaaaaaaatgtagttgTAAATCCCAGCATTTAATGTGCTCATAGAACCCATTCAGAACAGATTCAGAAGAACTTTAAGAGATCACCATCAAGTGCAATAGTAGGAAAGTTGAATATTCCTGTCATTTCCTTCTTGAATGATTTATGATTGGGGTTGTACAGAGCGGATACAGATCAGTTGTAGAAATATATCGCATATGCTAATCTGTCTGTATCCGCTTGTGTTGGCTGATTTTGATATAAGTAAAATCATGAGCTGGATATCGTAGTCGATACACACGTGATATAAACTATAAGGAATTAAAGGTAGCAGTATCCGTATTTGATACAAatatatgcaaatataaatTAGATGAGTGTTTGCAGGCGGAAAGGCAAAAATTGGGATCTTCAAATAACAAAGGCTGGGtgcaagttaaatatgaattattaggtgttattattattattgtaacAGTTCAGACATATGGACAAATCAACACATATTCATAGATATGTGCTCGTATTTCAGAtatgaaagaaaatatattcatttgTGTCCAATTCTGATATGTCAATTATATCTTTGTTCAGGAAACATGGATACGATTATAGAAACAAGATGTAATCTTTCAACTCTGCATTACATCAGAAATAGTCCATGTTCATGGATAGAATAAACCACCCTGTCTTGAGGTTCGACCTTTAATGTCAACTTCCCTTTAGTAAAGTAGTGAAGCCTCCATTCTTAGGCTATTTATTCAATTAACAATACGACTATTCAACGCACAATTTTTGTGCAGCATGTAGACTTTCTGCAGATTGGTTTTTGGATATTCATGGTTTTTAGTTAAACCTGTCCGACAAACAAGGAAATTATGCATTGTAGAAATTggaaaataaaatacaaaaatGTCAGATTTTTATGTGACAAAGGGTGTTGTTGTTATAACACCACATTTTGTCATGCTTATAACATGCAATTCTGTATGCATACAACGTCACGCCAGGTTTATTAGCAAACATTTCACGTTATTTTGATCGAATAGGTAGATTTATgtaaattgaatatgtgaaTGCTACAACTGCAGTTGTAATGGAGATAGAagtgctttcttttctttttagcaTATGATGATACTGGATTTGTATTGCCTTGGATGTTCAGTTCCATAGTTATGATCTGTGGAAATAGTGTTTACGACGGTATTGAGCTATTGGTTATTGTCTTTTTAGGCTCTGCTTGGATGATGCTTTCTCATCAGTTCATAGAATTCTGCTTATGGGGATGGGACAACCTTCCACGGACAGTCCTAATGTACTACGCAAATTTTCTTTCCTCGCCTGAGGGATACTTCCATACAGTGATCTGCAATGCACCAGAATTCCGCAACACCACTGTTAATCATGACCTCCATTTCATATCTTGGGACAACCCCCCAAAGCAGCATCCGCACTTCCTCACTCTGGATGACTTCTCGAGAATGGTAGACAGCAATGCTCCTTTTGCAAGGAAGTTTGGCAGAGATGATGCAGTGCTCGACAAGATCGACAAAGAGCTCTTGGGTCGTGATGCTGATGGATTTGTGCCTGGTGGATGGTATGGTGCATTAAAGATGGATGGTAATGATACACACGACATTGTGAGGAATAGGAATGAGCTCAGGCCTGGGCCCGGTGCTGAGAGGCTTAAACGCCTCATCACAGGTTTGCTTTCGGCGGATGGCTTCGATGAGAAGCATTGCCTTTGACATGTACAATATGCCAGCAGATGTGGTAGTGAATTGTGAATTCTGAAGCTTTGCGCTGTTGGCCTGCTCTTCGCTGCTGCAGCAGCAAGGTCTCCTCAGTGCGGACGTCGGTGAAGCAATCTTTGGATGGCTGAGAGCTGAAGGTTCCATAAATGTATCTTTGTAAGAGTGTATGAATTAGTTAGTCGGCTATGCAGCACCTCTCCGGCATCTCTTCTCGACGCCTTCGCCATGGATGGACCGTATGCTGCAGTTCGGCACGCTACTGCTGCATCGATGTCGTAATATCATTTATATCAAGCATGTATTTACAAGTGGAGATGATTGTCTCCATGGTGCTTTCAGCTGCTTTGTGCTGTTATATTGATAGTCGAGGCTGCAACTGGCTGTATGAGTAAATGGTAGTATCGCGTGGCTTTTATAGCTTTTCCTGTACGCGTTTGGTTTTCTTGTGGTGCGAATGACAGCAATCCATGCTTATGATGAAGCATGCTCGTCCGCCCACTTCTCTCTGTCCGATCCCTGACATCACTTGTTTCTTGCTGAATCTTGCATCATTTGCAAGTGGAAATGCGATCGGGTGGTATCGTATCTCTATGGATTACTTGTTGGGATCCTTCAATTGATCCCGGGACCCAGTTTGTCAGCTGATACTTTTTGCGTCCAACCATGGATGGATATAATTCCATGGAAAGACAGCATTAGAATAGATGATTTGAACCGACTACCCATCCTTTATCTTTCTTCAGTTGAGCGTCATTTCAGTGCACCTCATTGCGTCCATCGCCTATTATCATCAATAGTGTCCCCAACGTTCCCACCACCGCCAACCGTGGCACCCAAACGCATTATAagcgttttttttttctggttggGGACCGCTCAAAGA
It includes:
- the LOC103708754 gene encoding beta-glucuronosyltransferase GlcAT14A-like, producing MDTKLSPPPPPQQQRKWAVPLLASLLLLASLLFFSSGQTLLFLSFSQIPSSSSSAINEPLFVEPKLRLPPLPATPARSVPRLAFLISGSAGDGSSLRRTLRALYHPNNRYVLHLDLEAPPAERLELAAAVRGDPVYARFGNVRVVARANLVTYRGPTMVANTLHAAAILLRDAGDWDWFINLSASDYPLVTQDDLLHVLSSLPRYLNFIEHTSDIGWKEYQRAKPVIIDPGLYKLQKSDVFWVTEKRSVPTAFKLFTGSAWMMLSHQFIEFCLWGWDNLPRTVLMYYANFLSSPEGYFHTVICNAPEFRNTTVNHDLHFISWDNPPKQHPHFLTLDDFSRMVDSNAPFARKFGRDDAVLDKIDKELLGRDADGFVPGGWYGALKMDGNDTHDIVRNRNELRPGPGAERLKRLITGLLSADGFDEKHCL